In Mariprofundus sp. NF, the sequence CGCGCTTCGCCAAGCACACGCAGGGTCTCCTCTTTGGACTGAATGCGGTTGACCGCCTTCTGCACAATCGGATCGAAATCCTGAACGCCCATGCTCATGCGATTAAGACCAATCTCCTGCAGAACACGTACAGTGTTTTCATCACACTCACGCGGATCGATCTCAATACTGAATTCACCCTCATCCTTGGGTACAAAGTTAAAACGCTCACGCAGACGTGTCATGATGGCACGCATCTGATCGTTGTTCATGAAGGTTGGTGTGCCGCCGCCAAAGTGCAACTGGGTGACAGGGCGACGGGTGTTGCCCATGGCATCAGCAACACGATCGATCTCTTTGAGCAGCAGCTCAAGATACGGGGCTGCACGATCATATTTCTTGGTGACAATTTTGCTGCAGCCGCAGTAGTAACAGACGGTATTGCAGAATGGGATGTGGATATAGAGCGACAGCGGAGCATCGCTATCAGCCACATCACTCAGCGTCTGCGCATACTCTTTGGCACCAATTCCGGTGTGAAACATCGGAGCGGTGGGGTATGAGGTATAACGCGGCCCGGCCTTGTCGTACTTCTTGATAACTTCCAGGTCAAAAAGATCAGCGCCCCCCAATTGGGAGGCGCCTCTATCGGAGTGTAACGTCATTATTTAGTACTCTTCCTCATATGCGCAATGATATCGGAGATGTCATCAGCAGAGAGTTTGCCAACATCTTTACCGGCACGATCAACATGGCGACCGTGAGTAATACGCAGGTCCAGCAGGCGATCAGAGAGATCAGCAAGGGTACGCTTGGATGCCGCATTACCGGTCAGTTTGATCGCTGAAGGCGTAGCGTGGCAGGAGGCACAGTTTGAGGCGTAGAGTTTCTTGCCCTTGGCCGCATCTGCTCTGTAGCGCAGTGAGTGTGCATAGTGTGCCACATCTGCAATATCTTCGTTGCTCAACTGATGACGTTTGCTGGTCATCTTGGTGCCAGGACGACCATAACGCATGGTGTGTGCCATCTCCTGCAGAGTCTGTGTTGAGTAGACGAGATTTTTGGCGCCCATACCGGTTTTGGCGCGACCATCCATACCATGACAACTTGCACAGACCGCCTCGAAACGGACTTTACCATTGGCCAGGTTAGGGGTGTATTTGAAGGTTTCCATATAATCGATAACCGCTTCGATCTGCAGACCATCGAGATCATACTTCTTTGGAGTCATCTCTGTGCCGGCAATACCGTAGTTGATAATGCGGCGCAGCTCATCACGCTCGACCAGACCAACAACGGCCTGATGGTTACGTGCCGGGAATGGTTTTAGTTCTTTACCAAACTCCGTAGGCATGCCGTCAGTGCCATGGCATGCGGCACAGTTAGCCTGGTAGAGTGCCTTACCATTGAGGCTATCGTCTGCATTTGCAGAGAAAGGCATAATCAGAAGGGCAAGTGCAACCCCTGTTATTCGTTTGAAATCCATAAGTAATCTCCTCCCGTGTGAAGTCCTAACTATTTACCACACGGATTCTTAGCGCAAGGGTTTCTGCTGCAGATTAGCCAAAGCCAATCAACTTGTTGAAACTTTTAAAAAATAGAGCCCCGAAATGATCAGGGCTCTACCATGTTTTTTACTGATTGCTCTGGATGAAAGCAACCAGTGCATCAATCTGTTCGCCGCTCAATTTCTTGCCATAGGTTGGCATCATTTTACGGCCATCTGTGATGGTAGTTTTAAGAGAAGCTGCATCAGTTGTCATCTGTTTCAGACCTGGCCCCATCTTTTTACCATCAATCTTGTGGCACATCTTGCATTTGCCGTTGAAGAGCTTGGCAGCATCAATATCAGAGGCCAGTGCAGACTGGGCACTCAGACCAAAAAAGGCTGCTGTCATCATCATCACAATTGTTTTTTTCATGGGGTTTCTCCTTGTTTTCTCCGCTATGGGAGGATTTTAATCTCTTGCTGCAACTGCTGTGAGAGGAATGTTTGCGCGACATGCCTCAAACATTGCACCTCTTACATCTCAATAGGTTCCACGTTGGGATGGTAGAACCACATCTGATAGAGCGAAACCAGAATCTGAATGGTCAGGGATATACCCATCAGACCACCGGCAATCACAACAACAAAGGCAAAGCCGGGAATAAACTTGGTAATATACCAGGAGAGGATATCAATAAGGATCGCCAGAAACGGAATAGCAACGGTAATGCGTTTGGTCAATACCGGCATCTCACAGAGGATAAAGATGCGGCCAACGAAGAAGAGGATAAAGGCGATACCAAACAGGTGGATATGGGAGACGCGAACCAGACTCTGGATTGAAGCACCGGTATCGGCATGGGTCAGGTTCACAACCTCTTCGTAACTGGTCAGCGGTGGTAACCCCATCTCAGCTTCGGCGGAGTGACAGGCAATACAGTTGCTGTTCAAAATCGGAGCTACATTGAGTTCAAATGCAGCTTTATCATTACCACCCTCAATCCAGTCAACGATGACCTGTTTCTGCTCATCATTATCAAGGTTGCCAGCCATACCACCGTTAAGTGCTGCACCCAAGCGGGTTTGCTGGTGCTCTCCATAGTAAGCGATCTTCACATCTTCAACGGAGAGGCCTGATTGACCATCGCGTCCCTCATGTGAAAAGAAGGTGTGGCCCAGGGCAAACAGGTAGCCCAGGCCGATGGTGATAAGGAACATGGTATCAAGTATTTTTTCACTGACTGAGGCATCGGTAAAACGACGATAGTGGGGCATGGAAACTCCTGATTTTGATTGCAACGGCATTATAGCGGCATGAATTAAATCGTCAATGAAAGACCAATAGAATCAAATAGTTGACTGTTATCCTTGGTTATCGCCCTCTGAGCCCTGATTCCAGGGCCTGAAATCGTGGTACCACTGCATGGCCGAAGGCTGGTCGAAAATAGTCCCATCCAGTTGGGCCTGATAGGCTTTACTGAGGATTTCTCCCATGCCAGGGCCCGCTTTTTCTCCAAGCTCTAGAAGCATCTTTCCGGTAAGCATTGGTTCGGGCCTGTTGTGTTGGTGCTTTAACTCCTGAGCCAGCTTCAGCCAACCAAGTGCCGGACGTGATGGCGGGGCAGGATAACGGCCTGAGGCATCAGCCTCGACCAGCATCTCCCATAACTCGATATTGGCAGGCACCAGTCGATCAGCCAGCCTGCGTACAGCCCGTGCGGTCGGTTCACCATGCAGGTGGGTAATATGCTCTTTAACAAGTGGAAGAATCAGATCGATTAGCTTGCCAGGTGCCGTAATCCGCTTGAGAAACAGTCCTGAGATGCCAACGCCCACCTCGGCATGGCCGGGGGAGCAGATGCGCCCTTTATCATTGATAAAAGAGCTCTTCGGCTTGCCTACATCATGACAGAGCGAAGAGAGAACAAGCAGCATGCGTTTATCATCAGTCAGACTTTCCCGGCTGGAGATCAGCGCAGCCTGATCGCAGACCTGAAGCGTGTGTTTCCAGACAGTGCCTTCCGGATGCCAGTAGGGTTCCTGATCACACGTCACCATTGGCTCCAGTTCCGGATAACAGCTCAGCCAGCCACAATCAGCAAGCAGTTTCAGCCCATAAGAGGGGTAGCTGGATAGCGCCCACTTCTTCCATTCATTCCAGATGCGCGCCTCTGGGAGTTTATCCGCCTCCCCAAGCAGGCTATGGCAAAGCAGGGCTGTTTCAGGATCAATGTTTAGCTGGAAACGGCTGGCAAACTGCATGGCACGTAGCGGGCGCAGCGGGTCTTCGCCAAAAGCACTGCTGACATGTCTGAGGATTCGATCATTCAAATCCTTTTGCCCGCCATGAAAATCGAGCAGTGATTCAGTCAGTGGATCAAACATCATTGCATTGATGGTGAAATCGCGGCGCAGCGTGGCTTTTTCAGGGCTTAGATGCGGGTCTGTCTGTATGGAGAAGCCGCAATGACCAGCAGTAGTTTTTTTCTCAGTGCGGGGCAGGGCAACATCAATCTCAAGGTCACCCATCCAGAGCTTCTGGATGCCAAACTGTTTGCCAACGGTTTCTGTTCTACCCATTGATGTTAGTAGTGTTTCAAGCTGATCGACCTCAAGCCCATAGACTTCCAGATCAAAATCTTTGGGGGTCAGGCCCAGTAGTATGTCGCGCACAGAGCCACCAACCAGCCAGCCCTGACCTCCAGCCCCGTTGATTCTCTTGCAGAGCATGATGAGCTTTGCAGGAAGGGTTGTGGTTTTTAACTGCTCTATTGCGCTGTTCCGGTTTAGCATCGGCTCATTCCACGTATGAACATCAGCAATGGCAAGGGCTCATAACAAAAGAGCCGGACACAAGGCCCGGCTCTGCTGAGCAGTCAATCAAATAATTAACATTAACTATTGGCATATAATTTGCTGATTATTAAAGATTATTTGAAACAAACTTCCAGTTCACAAGCTTCCAGAATGCCTGCAGGTAAACAGGGCGGGCATTGCGGTAATCGATGTAATAGGCGTGCTCCCATACATCACAGGTGAGTAGTGGTTTATAGCCGTCAGTCATTGGATTGGCTGCATTGCTGGTATTGATAATCTCCAGTCCACCATCCCCGTTTTTTACAAGCCAGGTCCAGCCTGCGCCAAAGTTGGTGGCGGCAGAGGTGGTGAACTGCTCTCTGAATGCCTCAAATGAGCCGAATGTCTCGTTAATGGCATCAGCCAGTGTATCGGCAGGTTCACCACCACCTTCAGGGGAGAGGCAGTTCCAGTAGAAGGTGTGATTCCACACCTGTGCTGCATTATTAAACAGGCCGCCACTGGAGGTAAGAATGATCTCTTCCAGTGAGCTCTCCTCATGATCAGTTCCGGCAATGAGGTTATTCAGGTTGGTCACATAGGTGTTGTGATGTTTGCCGTAGTGGTAGTCCAGCGTCTCTTCAGAGATGTGTGGTACCAGTGCGTCACGGGCATAGGGCAGAGCAGGCAGTTCAAATGGCATCGGTTATCTCCTGTTTGGTGTTCATTGAGAGCCCGAAGGCCCATTAGATAGTTATTGTAGTTCAATATGGGCATTTCAGCCAACCCCATGCAAAAAGCGGTTTTGCAGACCAGCTGCTGATATGGTGTGGATTTCAATCACCAGAGTTTATGCCTCATTCACCAAGGGTTGAATTGTTACCGCGATTTCTCAATGATTAAGTGATGAGCAGATCTACCATATTGAGAGGGCGCTAGTGTCAGGACACCACCACCATCATCACGACGGTCCTTCGCATCACCATCATTTGGATATGGCTCTGGCCCTGACAGCGCTGTTTGCCATTGTCGAATTTGCTGGTGGCTGGATATCCAACTCGCTGGCGCTGCTGGCTGATGCTGTGCATATGAGCTCCGATGTTGTGGCGCTGGGCATTGCTGCATTTGCAGGGCGAGTTGCCATGCGGCCGGCACACAACGGCATGACCTACGGTTATGGCCGGGCGAGGGTGCTTGCTGCCCAGGCCAATGGTGTGGCGCTCTGGTTTTTGAGTGGCTGGATAGTCTGGGAAGCATTCGGACGCCTGCTTGATCCTCCCGATGTACAGGGCTGGATCGTGATTGTGATTGGTTTTATCGGCCTCGTAGTCAATCTGGTGATTCTGAAATGGCTGCACGGCGCAGACGATATCAATACACGTGCTGCCTATTGGCATGTGCTAGGTGATGCGCTGGGTTCAGTCGCTGCTATTGTTGCCGGTGCAACCATTTTTCTTACCGGCTGGATGCCGATTGATCCGATCCTCTCATTTCTTGTTGCAGGAATCCTTGCCTGGGGCGGCTGGAATCTGTTGCGTGAGACCACTGGCGAGTTGATGGCGGCTACCCCTTCCGATGTTGATGTTGTGGTGCTTGAGAAGGCCATGTGTGGTGTAACAGGTGTATCGGGAACGCATCATATCCATCTCTGGAAGCTGCCGGGTGGTGGCCGGGCGCTATCAGCCCATATCGTTGTTGAAGCCTTGCAAGAGTGGGATCAAACACTGGCACTTCTGCAGCAGCATCTGCGTGAAGCAGGCATTGAACACGTCACGTTGCAACCGGAATCAGATTCTCAGGATTGCAATCACCACTGTTGTGAGCCCTGTGACCACTAACATGGATGCGGATTTTAGCGTGGCGCTAAACCATTTTATCGGTCAAGAGGGGCTGCCGGAAGATTATATGAACCTTGCTCAGGAACATTTGATCCCTCTGGCTGCATGGATAAACAATCGCAAACAGGACAAACCACTACTGATTGGCATCAATGGTGCACAGGGAAGCGGCAAATCGACCATGACTGCGGCACTGGCAATCATCCTTAAACAGCGTTTCGGATATAACGTTGCTACGCTCTCTATCGATGATCTTTACCTGACAAGGGATGAGCGTAACAAGCTCTCAGAGTCTATCCATCCACTGCTCAAAACCCGTGGTGTGCCGGGGACCCACGACATTCAGCTTGGAATGGAGAGGATCGATGAGCTGATTACAAAAAACGGAGAGGTTTCATTGCCTCGCTTCGATAAAAGCATGGATGACCGAATGCTTGAAGCTTTATGGCCTCGCTACAAGACACCGGTTGATATCCTGCTCTTTGAGGGGTGGTGTGTCGCAACACCGCCACAGTCACAAGATGAGCTTGTCAGAGCCGTGAATGAACTTGAGGCATTAGAAGACAAAGAGGGGAGTTGGAGACGTTTTGTAAACGAAACACTGGCAGGCAGTTATCAGCAGCTCTTCGAAATAATTGATGCTCTGGTTTTCCTGAAAGTTCCAGGATTTGATGCTGTCACGCAGTGGCGGGGCAGACAGGAGTCTAAAACATTCAAGACAGGTGAGGGGATGAATGCTCTGCAGCTGGCCCGATTTATTCAGCATTTTGAGCGTCTGACACGTCAGAGCCTGGAGAAACTACCCGAGCTTGCCGATGTGGTGCTTGAGCTGGATGACAATCAAAAAATTATTCGCAGCGTTTACAGATAACTGAGTCACAAATTTTGATTGACGCAAAAAAAACGTTCGCTATTGTTCGCCGCGTCCAACAGGTCCCCATCGTCTAGTCGGCCTAGGACACCGCCCTTTCACGGCGGCAACAGGGGTTCGAATCCCCTTGGGGACGCCAACATAAAGCACTTGCGGGAAACCGTGAGTGCTTTTTTTGTTTTAAACGTCAGGGGTTTTGTTGCTTAGCGTGCTATTCCCCGGTTTTTCTATTGGGAAACGAAATCAACAAAGAAAATATCCCGGATGGGATCATGTCCAACAAGTCTGTTGATGCGGTCAATGAGGTCTTTTTTCAGGGCTGATTTCCCTTCCTGAGTACGAATGTTGGAGAAGGTTTGTGCCGAAAGGACGTTCAGAACCAGATCTGTTACCTTTGTAATATTCTGGGTGATTCGTTCCTCTGCATCACTACCATTAAGTGAAACTTTAATTTTTATGCGCAGGAAACTGTTGTCAGAATCACCTCCACTCAGATTTACTGTTGTTTCGCCCAGATCCATAAAAACGACCTCGGCTTCCGGAAGTGCCTCTGTCTCTGCAGCCACCTCATCTGTTGTCTGCTCGGCAGCCGTGCTCTGATCATAGAGTTTCCACGCAACGAACCCTTCAGCAGAGAGCGTGATAAGGAGCAGGAATGTACTGATAATTGGCAGCAGCTTGTTCATGAAAGGCAATCATAAACCACAAGCTGTTAGGTACAAGTGCCATTAAGCCATATATAACGATGAAGGTTCAGTTTTGGCTAAATTCTGGTCGCAATTGTGATCTCCTGTTATCTTGCAGAGATGATCTCCCCATTTAGTTTTGCCTCTACCCCTCACATCCATTTTGGCGCTGGAACGCGATTTAAGCTTGCGGTAATCCTTCAGACCTATGGCTCCAGAGTCCTACTGGTAACCGGCGGCAGATCATTTGATGACTCAGCATTGTGCAGTGATTTGATGCAGCAGCTTGCCTCAACGTTTGAGATTCGCCGTATTAAAGTCACTGGTGAGCCTTCACCACAACTGGTGGATGGTGCAGTCGCTGAACATCGCGCATGGGCTCCTTATGCCGTGGTGGCAATCGGTGGTGGCAGTGCCGTGGATGCAGGTAAAGCTATTGCAGGGCTGCTGCCCTCAGGGGATTCGGTGATGGAGTACCTGGAAGGGGTAGGGCGCGGAAAGAGCTATCAGGGACCTTCCACTCCTTTTATCGCCCTGCCAACAACGGCCGGAACAGGTGGTGAAACCAGTAAAAATGCAGTGCTGTCGGTGATTGGTGAAGATGGTTATAAAAAGTCATTCCGTGATGAAGAACTGGTCGCAAAACATATTATTCTTGATCCTGAACTGACACTAAGCTGCCCGAAAGCTGTAACGGCCTCCTGTGGCATGGATGCTTTCACGCAGTTGCTTGAGTCTTACGTTTCCACCAGAGCCTCCGCGATGAGCGATGCGCTGGCGCTAAGCGGACTTGAGAAGGTAAGGGATTCGCTGCTTGAGGCCGTCAACGATGGCAGTAATCTCGATGCGCGCTCAGGTATGCTCTATGCCTCATCCATCTCAGGGCTGACACTGGCCAATGCAGGGTTGGGATCGGTGCATGGACTGGCTTCTCCACTGGGTGCCTTTTATCCGATTCCCCATGGCGTGGTCTGCGGAACACTGCTGTATGAAGCAACACGCATGAATATCCAGGCCATGCTGGATCGTGAACCTGAGAATCCCGGACTATTCAAATATGCACAGGTGGGGCGCCTGCTGACGAATCAGCCTGAGCTAGGTGATAGCGAGGCGCGTAGCGGGCTTCTCAAGCTCATAGAGGCGTGGAGCCAGAGACTGGAGATGCCTCTACTGTCCCATTATGGCATCGGTGAGGCTGGATTTAAGAAGATTATTGCCAATATCAGTGGTGGCAGTATGGCCACCAATCCCATCGTGTTAACCGATAGTGAAATCAGGGAGATTCTTCATTCCCGTCTTTAGGTTTTTGAGGATTGTCTTCATCTGATCGGCTCATCAGCTCGGGCCAGGCCCCTTTGATATAGTCGTATCCCGACCATAGGGTGAGTGCTGCGGCGACCCACAGCAGGGTTAGTCCGATATCGTGCATAGATATACCAAGAATATCGACGTGCAGGAGCAGGGCGATGATCGAGATCATCTGCAGGGCGGTTTTCCACTTGGCGATCAGGGACACATGAACCACGGTAGAGCGTTCTGCCAGCCATTCACGAAGTGCACCAATAGTGATTTCACGGCCAATAATGATCACCGCCAGAATCGCAGGAGCCATCTCAGCAGAGACAAGCATCACCAGCGCTGCAGCCACGAGCAGTTTATCTGCTACAGGATCAAGGAAACGACCGAATGCAGTGACTTCACCACGGCTTCTTGCCAGGTAACCATCCAGCCAGTCTGTAAATGAGGCGAGTGTGAACAGCAGGGCGGATATCCAGTAGCTAAGCTCACCGGGAAGATAAAAGGTGGCCATGAACACCGGGATGATAACAACACGGCCAAAGGTAAGCTGATTGGATATAGTCCACTGCATGGTGATAAGTATTACCGTCCTATTTTTAACGTAAAGGGTTAATCGTAGCTACGCGGTTTTAATGGGTTTTTATCTTTGTCTCAGGTACCGCAGACAAAGGATTCACCTTGATTTCACCGAATGTGGCTTCGTAGCGAATGATATTCTCCTGAAGTGCCGCAATCATACGTTTGGCATGCGCTGGAGAGATAACCACACGAGAATTAACAACGCCCGCCGGTGGTGTTACGAAGATAAAATCGAGAATAAACTCCTCGGGACTATGCGCAACGACCAGTTGATTTGCATAAGTGCCTCGTTGCACCTCAGGCGGAATCTGAACCTGAATATCCTGGGGTGCCTCTGGATTGTCGTTGGTGTCCATTATAACTCCTTGTTTTATAACGCTTTCTTTGCTTCTAAGTATAGATCTTCCTGTTGATCAAGGTTGAGAGCTTTGAGTGAAATATCTTGTTGTTCAGCCAAACGCTCCATCATTCTAAAGCGATCAGCAAATTTTCGGTTGGTACTCATAAGGCAGAGCTCAGCATCAAGATCGAGTTTGCGGGCCAGGTTGGCCAGGGTGAACAGCACATCTCCGAATTCATCCTCAATGCGTTTGAGATCTTTACTATGGGTAACTTCATGCTCAAGCTCATCAAGCTCCTCACGCATTTTTGCCAGCACATCCGTAGCCTTCACCCAGTCAAAACCAACGCGGGCAGCGCGCTGCTGCTGTTTCTGGGCATATTTCAGCGCCGGCAGAGGAGGGATCTCATCCATCAGACTTTTGCGACTCTGATGCTCTGCATCCTTAAGGCTGTTCCATTGATCGGTCAGATCTTCCGGATTCGCCTTGCCGAACACATGTGGGTGACGATAGATCATCTTATCGATCAGCGCATCGATGACATCGGCAAGATCGAACTTGTCCGACTCCTCAGCAATGCGTGAATAGAAGAGCACCTGGATAAGCAGATCACCCAGCTCGGATTTAAGTGGCTCCCAGTTATCATCGGAGTCAGCGATATCAATCGCTTCGAGTACTTCGTGAACTTCTTCGAGAGTGTACCGACGTAGAGAGAGGAGTGTTTGCTCTTTGTCCCACGGACACTCTTCACGCAGAACCTTCATAAGTGCATATAACTTCTCGTAATGATTATCTTTACCTTTAATACGATCTGGCACTCGCTCTCTCCATTACTTTACATAATATCCATTATGCGACGTTATGTGTTTATTATGAAACCGACCTGAAGGGCCGAAAATGAAACTTGGCTGAATTGTAACATACATCCTCCCTCTCGTTCATTATGACTATTCGTACGCTATAAACACTCAGAGATTAAAATAAGAGCCTCTGCTTATCATCGGAAAAAGATTGTATCAAAGCATAATAGTGCACAACAGCCATTGTTGTGATCAGCAGGAAAAAAGAAACAACCCTTAATCCTGTTCCTGTTCGGTTGTTGCTTCAGGTTTCTGAATGCCGGGAATCCATACACTACCTTGTGATGCATCTAATCCGGGCTGTGTTAAATAGATGCCCCATAGCGCTCCGCATTTAAGTTGAACCGCGTGTTGTTCAGATAACCATGCAAGATCGGTACGCAGGCGATCAAATGAAATTTGAAATCCCTCTGAATGCAATGACTCAAGCAAGGCCGTTTCATTTGTCGTGTAAGCCCTAGTGCGAGCAATAATACTTAGAATACGCAAGCGACGAGCTTCAAGCATACGCTGTTCAATTTCATCAATTGCCACAGGTCGCTGTTGCACACTGCGTTGATTGGATTCTTGCACTGATGTTGCTGAATTCTTTTGTTCTACTGCTGCCCGGATCTCCTGGCGCTCCTGCTTGCGAAGCTCTCCAGGATCAATGTTGTCTGCCAATAGCGCTTTGGCCGCCTCACGCTTTTCACGAGCCTCTTCCAGCCCCACGGCAGGATGAACGCCAAATGCCAGTGTCTTCTGTTTACCATCAAAACGGTAAGCCAGCTTCCAGTATCGGCCTGAGGATTTCACCAGCAGATAGAGTCCGCCACCATCACTGACCTTAAACTGATTTCTTCCATACGGAACTTTCATTGCTTCGATCTCTGCTTCAGACAGTGCCATGCTCGACCTCACTGTTGGTTCTTTTATAGGCTCAAAGAACCAACATAAAGACCAACAATTTAACGTGTTGGTTCTTTTGTTGGTTGTATCATATTTATATGCAGTAAAAACAACAAGATAAACATTTAATACCAACCAGATAAATAAAAGAACCAACAATGAAAGCCGTGTTCTCTTTCATTATCAAATGACTGAATGAGAGCATTTCACCTTATTCTTACAGTCCTAAAAGAGGCCATAATCAAGCGATAACGTCCCCTTCTCTCAGGTTATATTATTTGTCTGACAAGTGTTGTTGTTGGGATCTAGAGCACAATTGGATGCTTCTTACTGATGATCCGAAGTAGGTTTTTGAATGCGGAGTGACTTCCGATGCGATCAACACCATTGGGAAAATTATGAATAGATCGAGTTGAACGAACCCTTTTTTGTTCAGAATGAATCAACAGGCATAAAAAAAGCACTTACGAATTCACGTAAGTGCTTGATTTTATTGGTACTCCGTAGGGGAATCGAACCCCTGTTTCCGGCGTGAGAGGCCAGCGTCCTAACCGCTAGACGAACAGAGCATTTTGCGGAGGGCGATTTCTATTGCGATCACTCCCCTACGTCAATGCCCAGAATCGATCTGATTGTCTTATTTAGAAGATCTTCATGCCCTTTCAGGTGCCGTTTACCCAGAAATGCGTTGGCACCGGCTTGCATAACTCGTTTTTTATCTTTTTCTGCTTCCAGCGTGGCAATCACCATAATCGGAAGCTCGGCATGGCGCTCATCTGCCCTGACTTGTTCAATCAGCTCAGCACCATCAATGCCGGGCATCTTCATATCTGTAACCAGAAGCTGGTAGACCTGCAGGCCGATCTTCTCCAGTGCATCCATACCGCCAACGGCAGTCTCTACAGTGAATCCAAGCGATTCGAAGATCATCTTCTCTATTTTAAGGGCGATCGTTGAATCATCGACAAGCAGTACCCTGTGAGAGAATTCAGGAGTCTCTGCAGTAGTAGCCTCATCAATAAGGCTGGAATCATACTCAGGCGAGGTGCGCCACATCTCTTTGAGTCCATTGGGTTCGATAAGCAGCAGAACGGTGCCATCTTCAGCAATGGCATTACCCATCAGCCCTACTGGCTGGTAAAACTTCAGGTATGGATCAATATCACGCACGATAATTTCACGTTCATCATGCACTTCATCAACCAATACCCCGAGAAACCCTTCAAAATGCTCAACAATCATGATACTTGAGCCATGTTGATTCCTTTCTGTTGTATTGAGTGCCGGATAGAGATCAATAATGGGTACGCGATGCCCCTCATAACTGATATAACCCTGATGGTAGGCACCGTGCCCCTTCTCAACGGTCTGTGTGTCCAGAGAGAGAACTTTCACAATCAGGTTGGAGAGCATGCCGAAACGGTTGCCGGCAACAGAGAATGTATTGGCCTTCTGAATGGCCAC encodes:
- the mazG gene encoding nucleoside triphosphate pyrophosphohydrolase gives rise to the protein MPDRIKGKDNHYEKLYALMKVLREECPWDKEQTLLSLRRYTLEEVHEVLEAIDIADSDDNWEPLKSELGDLLIQVLFYSRIAEESDKFDLADVIDALIDKMIYRHPHVFGKANPEDLTDQWNSLKDAEHQSRKSLMDEIPPLPALKYAQKQQQRAARVGFDWVKATDVLAKMREELDELEHEVTHSKDLKRIEDEFGDVLFTLANLARKLDLDAELCLMSTNRKFADRFRMMERLAEQQDISLKALNLDQQEDLYLEAKKAL
- a CDS encoding Arm DNA-binding domain-containing protein, encoding MLVLLFIWLVLNVYLVVFTAYKYDTTNKRTNTLNCWSLCWFFEPIKEPTVRSSMALSEAEIEAMKVPYGRNQFKVSDGGGLYLLVKSSGRYWKLAYRFDGKQKTLAFGVHPAVGLEEAREKREAAKALLADNIDPGELRKQERQEIRAAVEQKNSATSVQESNQRSVQQRPVAIDEIEQRMLEARRLRILSIIARTRAYTTNETALLESLHSEGFQISFDRLRTDLAWLSEQHAVQLKCGALWGIYLTQPGLDASQGSVWIPGIQKPEATTEQEQD